The nucleotide sequence CTTTGGTTATATATTCCCAAATATTAAAGTTAGTTTTTAAAATCTGTTTTAGACCCAATGTAAAAGCGAGGTAATGATGATCGATGCCAAGCTTTATCTGAAGAAGCGATTAATTGTAGAGATTACGAGAGGAATTAACACGGAAGAATTTTTTAGCATCATTCATCGACCTTTAATTACTGATCGATTTTTGGGTTTACTGGAATGGTTAGCAAATCAGTTCGGAGAGTCAACATCTGGTGGGTATTTTACTTAACCTTCGCCTGACACACCAAGACTTTGCTGAAACGATGGGCACTAGCCGTGTTACGATCACACGCTTAATCAATCAATGTGAGCGGGAAGGAAAGATTGTACGCAAGGGCAACTTACTTAAGATTTGTTTAAATTTGCTTTAAACTTTACCGCTTTATGGTATTAGTTGAAAATTAATTTTATTAAGCGAACAAATCTCTAGGAAAAAATGGAAAAGGTCAGAAACTTCATAAATCGTTGGTTGCAAGACCTAAAGCAAGACTATTGGCAATCGTTTGTTTACTTAAGTGAGTCACCCGATCAAAAAATGAGTAGAGAAAACAGATCCGAAATGGCAAACAGTAGTGAGTTATCAACCATTTGTTTAGCAAAGGCAAAAGTCGGCGATCGCGTGCGGATCGTCTCCCTGAACTCTGGGGAAGGCAACAATCGCTTAATGGCAATGGGATTGATGCCGGGAGTGATTTTAGAGGTGATTAGCTGCACGGGAACAGGGTCTGCGGTCGTGGCATTTGACGGCCAGCGATTAGGGTTAGGTGCAGACATGGCGGAAAAGATTTCTATCACAAAAATACCGAGTTCTATAGGGACAGTTAAAAATATGACAGGCAATCAAAATTCCCCGGTTAAACTGCGAGATGTGGCGATCGGTTCGATCTTGAAAGTGATCGGTTACGAACCCGCATCCCGTGACTACAAACGCAAATTATTAGCTATGGGACTCACCCCCAGCACGGAGTTTAAAGTAACGCGCCACGCACCTCTGGGCGATCCGACGGAAATAGAAGTCAGGGGATTTCATCTGAGTTTACGCAAAGCTGAAGCCGATGCCCTCATCGTCGAGCTAGTATAAGGAATCATGGATAATGCTAAATAAAACTATCGGATTAGTGGGTAATCCTAATTGTGGGAAAACCACCTTATTTAACGCGCTAACCGGGGCAAATCAGCACGTTGGCAATTGGCCGGGTGTTACGGTTGAACGCAAAGAAGGTAGCTATCGCTATCAAGGTAAAAATATTAAAGAGGAGCAGACGATTACGGTTGTCGATTTACCGGGTGTTTATTCTCTGGATACGAGCGATAACACAACGGGACTCGATGAATTAGTGGCGCGAGACTATCTCCTGAGTGGTCAAGCGGATTTAATTGTTAATATTGTCGATGGGTCTAACTTAGAACGCAATCTTTACCTGACAACGCAGATTCTAGAAATGGGCGTGCCGATGGTGATTGCCCTAAATATGATGGATCTGGCTAAAAATCGGGAAATTATTATCGATCCAGAAAAACTCTCGGAAAGATTGGACTGTGCTGTAATTCCTTTGTGCGCCAATAAGGGTAAAGGCGTGACTCAGTTGT is from Planktothrix serta PCC 8927 and encodes:
- a CDS encoding FeoA family protein translates to MSRENRSEMANSSELSTICLAKAKVGDRVRIVSLNSGEGNNRLMAMGLMPGVILEVISCTGTGSAVVAFDGQRLGLGADMAEKISITKIPSSIGTVKNMTGNQNSPVKLRDVAIGSILKVIGYEPASRDYKRKLLAMGLTPSTEFKVTRHAPLGDPTEIEVRGFHLSLRKAEADALIVELV